The following are encoded in a window of Cupriavidus oxalaticus genomic DNA:
- a CDS encoding ABC transporter substrate-binding protein: MDFKRASLLAIAAASLVAGAAQAQVKVGVTVSATGPAASLGIPEKNTFTLMPKEVAGKKIEYIVLDDASDTTTAVKNTRKLISEDKVDVVVGSTVTPNSLAMVDVVAENDTPMITMAASARIIEPMDAKRAWVFKTPQNDSHMATAIAEHMGNNNVKTVAFIGFADAYGDSWAQEFAKVADMRKIKVVANERFARTDTSVTGQVLKMMSANADAVLIAGSGTPAALPAKTLKERGYKGKVYQTHGVANADFLRVCGKDCEGTFLPAGPLLVAEQLPDSNPVKKPAMAYKTAYEKAFGGQVSTFGGHAWDAGLILQHAIPEALKKGQPGTKEFRKALRDAMEQTRNLPVSHGIMNMSATDHLGFDQRARVMVQIVDGKWKLLK; this comes from the coding sequence ATGGATTTCAAGCGCGCCAGCCTGCTGGCAATCGCGGCGGCCAGCCTGGTTGCCGGTGCCGCCCAGGCACAGGTCAAGGTCGGGGTCACGGTGTCGGCAACGGGTCCGGCGGCATCGCTGGGTATTCCGGAGAAGAACACCTTCACGCTGATGCCGAAGGAAGTCGCGGGCAAGAAAATCGAGTACATCGTCCTGGACGACGCTTCGGACACCACCACCGCGGTCAAGAACACCCGCAAGCTGATCAGCGAAGACAAGGTTGACGTGGTGGTCGGTTCCACCGTGACGCCGAACTCCCTGGCCATGGTCGACGTGGTCGCCGAGAACGATACGCCGATGATCACCATGGCCGCCTCGGCCCGCATCATCGAGCCGATGGATGCCAAGCGCGCCTGGGTCTTCAAGACACCGCAGAACGACTCGCACATGGCCACCGCGATTGCGGAGCACATGGGCAACAATAACGTGAAGACGGTGGCCTTCATCGGCTTCGCGGATGCCTATGGCGACAGCTGGGCGCAGGAATTCGCCAAGGTGGCGGACATGCGCAAGATCAAGGTGGTCGCCAACGAGCGCTTTGCCCGCACCGATACTTCAGTGACCGGCCAGGTGCTGAAGATGATGAGCGCCAACGCCGACGCGGTGCTGATCGCAGGCTCGGGTACGCCCGCGGCGCTGCCGGCCAAGACGCTGAAGGAGCGCGGCTACAAGGGCAAGGTCTACCAGACTCACGGCGTTGCCAATGCTGATTTCCTGCGGGTCTGCGGCAAGGATTGCGAAGGCACGTTCCTGCCTGCCGGCCCGCTGCTGGTAGCGGAACAACTGCCCGACAGCAACCCGGTGAAGAAGCCGGCCATGGCCTACAAGACGGCCTACGAGAAAGCCTTCGGCGGCCAGGTCTCGACCTTCGGTGGCCATGCCTGGGATGCGGGCCTGATCCTGCAGCACGCCATCCCCGAGGCGCTTAAGAAGGGCCAGCCCGGCACCAAGGAATTCCGCAAGGCGCTGCGCGACGCCATGGAGCAGACCAGGAACCTGCCGGTGTCGCACGGCATCATGAACATGAGCGCCACCGACCACCTCGGCTTCGACCAGCGCGCACGCGTGATGGTGCAGATCGTCGACGGCAAGTGGAAACTGCTGAAATAA
- a CDS encoding branched-chain amino acid ABC transporter permease → MDLSIAAILAQDGITSGAIYALLALALVLVFSVTRVIFIPQGEFVAYGALTLAAMQAGHAPQTSWLLLAMGALTFIYETVTVLRSAELRRTLGQRLAVLAGKYLVFPLAVHWVVQQYGAQPLPMVAQIALTLLVIIPLGPMLYRLAYQPLAEASTLVLLIVSVGVHFALVGLGLVMFGAEGSRTTAFSEARFEVGALSVSGQSLWVVGVSALLIGALYFYFERTLQGKALRATAVNRLGARLVGIGTTQAGRLSFTLAAAMGALCGVLIAPLTTVYYESGFLVGLKGFVGAIVGGLVSYPVAALGALLVGLLESYSSFWASAFKEVIVFTLIIPVLLWRSLTSKHVEEEE, encoded by the coding sequence ATGGACCTATCTATCGCCGCCATCCTGGCGCAGGACGGCATCACCTCGGGCGCGATCTACGCGCTGCTGGCACTGGCCCTGGTGCTGGTGTTCTCGGTGACGCGCGTCATCTTCATCCCGCAAGGGGAGTTCGTTGCCTACGGCGCGCTGACGCTGGCGGCGATGCAGGCCGGGCATGCGCCGCAGACCAGCTGGCTGCTGCTGGCCATGGGCGCGCTGACCTTCATCTATGAGACCGTGACCGTGCTGCGCAGCGCCGAGCTGCGGCGCACGCTGGGCCAGCGGCTGGCGGTGCTGGCCGGCAAGTACTTGGTGTTCCCGCTGGCGGTGCACTGGGTGGTCCAGCAATACGGCGCGCAGCCGCTGCCCATGGTCGCGCAGATCGCGCTGACGCTGCTGGTCATCATCCCGCTCGGGCCGATGCTGTACCGGCTCGCCTACCAGCCGCTGGCCGAGGCCAGCACGCTGGTGCTGCTGATCGTCTCGGTCGGCGTGCACTTTGCGCTGGTGGGGCTGGGGCTGGTGATGTTCGGCGCCGAAGGATCGCGCACCACGGCGTTTTCGGAGGCGCGCTTCGAGGTGGGCGCGCTCAGCGTCTCGGGCCAGAGCCTGTGGGTGGTGGGTGTGTCGGCGCTGCTGATCGGCGCGCTGTACTTCTACTTCGAGCGCACGCTGCAGGGCAAGGCGCTGCGCGCGACCGCGGTGAACCGGCTGGGCGCGCGCCTGGTCGGCATCGGCACCACGCAGGCTGGGCGGCTGTCGTTCACGCTGGCCGCGGCAATGGGCGCGCTGTGCGGCGTCCTGATCGCGCCGCTGACCACGGTGTATTACGAGTCGGGCTTCCTGGTGGGCCTGAAGGGCTTTGTCGGCGCGATCGTCGGCGGGCTGGTGAGCTATCCGGTCGCAGCACTGGGTGCGCTGCTGGTGGGCCTGCTCGAATCCTATTCGTCCTTCTGGGCCAGCGCGTTCAAGGAGGTCATCGTCTTCACACTGATCATTCCGGTGCTGCTGTGGCGCTCGCTGACGAGCAAGCATGTCGAGGAGGAGGAATAA
- a CDS encoding ABC transporter ATP-binding protein has protein sequence MSPILEVKDLHVRYGKVEAVHGANLKVEAGKIVTVIGPNGAGKSTMLNAIMGALPVNGSASGAVSYLGHDMAGIPVEGRVARGMCLVPEKRELFASMTVEDNLLLGAFRRKRAGEKNYLDQMDVVYDLFPRLRERARQDAGTLSGGERQMLAVGRALMAKPQLLMLDEPSLGLAPLIVKEIFHIVSNLRQTGVATLLIEQNARAALQVADYGYVIETGDMSMEGPAGELASNPKVIETYLGLAKKAA, from the coding sequence ATGAGCCCGATTCTGGAAGTGAAGGACCTCCACGTCCGCTACGGCAAGGTGGAAGCGGTGCACGGCGCCAACCTGAAGGTGGAAGCCGGCAAGATCGTCACGGTGATCGGCCCGAACGGCGCCGGCAAGTCCACCATGCTTAACGCAATCATGGGCGCGCTGCCGGTGAATGGTTCGGCCAGCGGCGCGGTCAGCTATCTTGGCCACGACATGGCCGGCATCCCGGTGGAGGGCCGCGTCGCGCGCGGCATGTGCCTGGTGCCGGAGAAGCGCGAGCTGTTTGCGTCGATGACGGTCGAGGATAACCTGCTGCTCGGCGCGTTCCGCCGCAAGCGCGCGGGCGAGAAAAACTACCTCGACCAGATGGACGTGGTCTACGACCTGTTCCCGCGGCTGCGCGAGCGTGCGCGCCAGGATGCCGGCACGCTGTCGGGCGGCGAGCGCCAGATGCTGGCGGTGGGGCGCGCGCTGATGGCCAAGCCGCAGCTGCTGATGCTGGACGAGCCCAGCCTCGGGCTGGCGCCGCTGATCGTCAAGGAGATCTTTCATATCGTCAGCAACCTGCGCCAGACCGGCGTGGCCACGCTGCTGATCGAGCAGAACGCGCGGGCGGCGCTGCAGGTGGCAGACTATGGCTATGTGATCGAGACCGGGGATATGTCGATGGAGGGGCCGGCAGGCGAGCTGGCGTCGAACCCGAAGGTGATCGAAACGTATCTTGGATTAGCAAAAAAGGCTGCCTAA
- a CDS encoding branched-chain amino acid ABC transporter permease: MDIFGIPLPAMLSQLLLGLVNGAFYAMLSLGLAVIFGLLNVINFAHGALFMLGAVLAWMGMEYAGLNYWIMLLLSPLVVAAIGVVIEKTMLRWIYKLDHIYGLLLTLGITLVIEGIFRSIYGVSGLPYSTPDVLQGATDLGFMILPNYRAWVVVASLIVCFATWYVIEKTKLGAYLRAGTENPKTVEAFGVNVPLMVTLTYGFGVALAAFAGVLAAPVIQISPLMGQNLIIIVFAVVVIGGMGSIMGSILTGLGLGVVEGLTKVFYPEASSTVVFFIMVIVLLLRPAGLFGKEK, encoded by the coding sequence ATGGACATCTTCGGAATTCCCCTGCCTGCCATGCTTTCCCAGCTGTTGCTGGGGCTGGTGAACGGCGCCTTCTATGCGATGCTGAGCCTGGGCCTTGCCGTCATCTTCGGGCTGCTCAACGTCATCAATTTCGCGCACGGCGCGCTCTTCATGCTGGGTGCTGTGCTGGCCTGGATGGGCATGGAGTACGCCGGGCTCAACTACTGGATCATGCTGCTGCTGTCGCCGCTGGTCGTTGCCGCTATCGGGGTGGTGATCGAGAAGACCATGCTGCGCTGGATCTACAAGCTCGACCACATCTACGGCCTGCTGCTGACGCTGGGGATCACGCTGGTGATCGAGGGCATCTTCCGCTCGATCTACGGCGTGTCAGGGCTGCCGTACTCGACGCCGGACGTGCTGCAGGGCGCGACCGACCTCGGCTTCATGATCCTGCCCAACTACCGCGCCTGGGTCGTGGTGGCATCGCTGATCGTGTGCTTTGCCACCTGGTATGTGATCGAGAAGACCAAGCTGGGCGCCTACCTGCGCGCCGGCACCGAGAACCCCAAGACGGTCGAGGCCTTCGGCGTCAACGTGCCGCTGATGGTGACGCTGACCTACGGCTTCGGCGTGGCGCTGGCGGCGTTTGCGGGGGTGCTGGCCGCGCCGGTGATCCAGATCTCGCCGCTGATGGGCCAGAACCTGATCATCATCGTGTTCGCGGTGGTGGTGATCGGCGGCATGGGCTCGATCATGGGCTCGATCCTGACTGGCCTCGGGCTGGGCGTGGTCGAGGGCCTGACCAAGGTGTTCTATCCTGAAGCATCGTCGACGGTGGTGTTCTTCATCATGGTGATCGTGCTGCTGCTGCGCCCGGCCGGGCTGTTCGGGAAGGAGAAGTGA
- a CDS encoding branched-chain amino acid ABC transporter ATP-binding protein/permease, with protein MTMLTDKQAAAVTGAEAGSRTRLNRNRLLVLAFIVVLALLPVLPTPEFWITLGNYIGLYSIVAIGLVLLTGVGGMTSFGQAAFVGLGAYSTAYLTTQFGLSPWFGLLVGLVITVASAYVIGLITMRMSGHYLPLATIAWGLSLFFVFGNLEFLGKYDGINGIPVLSFFGIELQSGRSMFYLIWAVVLLAVLAMQNLLNSRPGRAIRALKGGGVMAEAMGVNTAWMKVVIFVVAAILACVSGFLYAHLQRAVNPTPFGLNYGIEYLFMAVVGGVGHVWGAVLGAGILTILKDVLQGVLPKLLGANGNFEIIVFGVLLVLLLQYARDGIWPFLRRLVPSGPAVLAPAQAEALAVRRKPEAGELILDVRAARKEFGGLVAVNDVSFQVRAGEIIGLIGPNGAGKSTTFNLVTGVLPVTRGEVRYRGEVISGLPSREIVKRGIGRTFQHVHLLPTMTVLENVAIGAHLRGDFRAQGGVSAAILRMNKVEEEKLLFEAKRQLERVGLADCMYMEAGSLALGQQRILEIARALCCDPALLLLDEPAAGLRYKEKQALADLLRKLRGEGMSVLLVEHDMDFVMNLTDRLVVMEFGTRIAEGVPEDVQKNPAVLEAYLGGVE; from the coding sequence ATGACCATGCTGACCGACAAGCAAGCGGCGGCCGTGACCGGCGCCGAGGCCGGCAGCCGCACGCGGCTGAACCGCAACCGGCTGCTGGTGCTCGCCTTCATCGTGGTGCTGGCGCTGCTGCCGGTGCTGCCGACGCCGGAATTCTGGATCACGCTGGGCAACTACATCGGCCTGTACAGCATCGTCGCGATCGGGCTGGTGCTGCTGACCGGCGTGGGCGGCATGACGTCGTTCGGGCAGGCGGCGTTCGTGGGGCTGGGCGCTTACAGCACCGCGTACCTGACCACGCAGTTCGGGCTGTCGCCGTGGTTCGGGCTGCTGGTGGGGCTGGTGATCACGGTGGCCTCGGCCTATGTGATCGGGCTGATCACCATGCGCATGTCCGGACACTACCTGCCGCTGGCGACCATCGCGTGGGGCCTGTCGCTGTTCTTCGTGTTCGGCAACCTGGAGTTCCTGGGCAAGTATGACGGCATCAACGGCATCCCCGTGCTGTCGTTCTTCGGCATCGAGCTGCAATCGGGCCGCTCGATGTTCTACCTGATCTGGGCGGTGGTGCTGCTGGCCGTGCTGGCGATGCAGAACCTGCTGAACTCGCGCCCGGGCCGCGCCATCCGCGCGCTCAAGGGCGGCGGCGTGATGGCCGAGGCCATGGGCGTCAATACCGCGTGGATGAAAGTGGTGATCTTCGTCGTGGCGGCGATCCTGGCATGCGTGTCGGGCTTCCTCTACGCACACCTGCAGCGCGCGGTGAACCCGACGCCGTTCGGCCTGAACTACGGTATCGAGTACCTGTTCATGGCGGTGGTCGGCGGCGTTGGCCACGTGTGGGGCGCCGTATTGGGTGCGGGCATCCTGACCATCCTGAAGGACGTGCTGCAGGGCGTGCTGCCGAAGCTGCTCGGCGCCAACGGCAACTTCGAGATCATCGTCTTCGGCGTGCTGCTGGTGCTGCTGCTGCAGTATGCGCGCGACGGCATCTGGCCGTTCCTGCGCCGGCTGGTTCCGTCGGGCCCCGCGGTGCTGGCGCCGGCGCAAGCCGAGGCGCTGGCCGTGCGCCGCAAGCCCGAGGCGGGCGAGCTGATCCTCGACGTGCGCGCCGCGCGCAAGGAGTTCGGCGGGCTGGTGGCGGTCAACGATGTCAGCTTCCAGGTGCGTGCGGGCGAGATCATCGGCCTGATCGGCCCCAACGGTGCCGGCAAGTCCACCACCTTCAACCTGGTGACGGGCGTGCTGCCGGTCACGCGTGGCGAGGTGCGCTATCGGGGCGAGGTGATCTCCGGCCTGCCGTCGCGCGAGATCGTCAAGCGCGGCATCGGCCGCACCTTCCAGCATGTGCACCTGCTGCCGACCATGACGGTGCTGGAGAACGTTGCCATCGGCGCGCACCTGCGCGGCGACTTCCGCGCGCAAGGCGGGGTCTCGGCGGCGATCCTGCGCATGAACAAGGTCGAGGAAGAGAAGCTGCTGTTCGAGGCAAAGCGGCAACTGGAACGCGTAGGCCTGGCCGACTGCATGTACATGGAAGCGGGCAGCCTGGCGCTGGGCCAGCAGCGCATCCTGGAGATCGCGCGCGCCCTGTGCTGCGACCCCGCGCTGCTGCTGCTCGACGAGCCGGCGGCGGGCCTGCGCTACAAGGAGAAGCAGGCGCTGGCCGACCTGCTGCGCAAGCTCAGGGGCGAGGGCATGAGCGTGCTGCTGGTCGAGCACGACATGGACTTCGTGATGAACCTGACCGACCGGCTGGTGGTGATGGAATTCGGCACGCGCATCGCCGAGGGCGTGCCCGAGGACGTGCAGAAGAACCCGGCGGTGCTGGAAGCCTACCTGGGTGGCGTGGAGTAA
- a CDS encoding branched-chain amino acid ABC transporter permease — protein MSAPTTSSTQPAVAANAGQAGKGQGVQKKLLYGLLLLALIAAPLAGAYPVFVLKVLCFALFACAFNLLIGYTGLLSFGHAAFFGGAGYAAGHAMKAWGVTPEIGLILGTATGALIGYVVGSLAIRRQGIYFSMITLALAQMLFFICLQAPFTGGEDGLQGIPRGKLFGVLPLSDDLTLYYVALVIIVAAFALIVRTVHSPFGQILKAIKENEPRAISLGYDVDRFKLTAFVLSAALSGLAGSIKALVLGFETLTDVHWSMSGSVILMTLVGGLGTLSGPIVGAFVIVALENKLGDIGSFLASATGLQWFNTLGESVTMVTGVIFVICVLTFRRGIMGELLARFGRKHE, from the coding sequence ATGAGCGCACCAACCACATCATCGACGCAGCCCGCGGTGGCTGCCAACGCGGGCCAGGCAGGAAAGGGACAGGGCGTGCAGAAGAAACTGTTGTACGGATTGCTGCTGCTGGCGCTGATCGCCGCGCCGCTCGCGGGTGCCTATCCGGTATTCGTGCTCAAAGTGCTGTGCTTCGCGCTGTTTGCGTGCGCGTTCAACCTGCTGATCGGCTATACCGGGCTGCTGTCGTTCGGCCATGCGGCCTTCTTCGGCGGTGCCGGCTACGCGGCCGGCCATGCCATGAAGGCCTGGGGCGTGACGCCGGAGATCGGGCTGATCCTGGGCACGGCCACCGGCGCGCTGATCGGCTACGTGGTCGGCTCGCTGGCGATCCGGCGCCAGGGCATCTACTTCTCGATGATCACGCTGGCGCTGGCGCAGATGCTGTTCTTCATCTGCCTGCAGGCGCCGTTCACCGGCGGCGAGGACGGGCTGCAGGGCATCCCGCGCGGCAAGCTGTTCGGCGTGCTGCCGTTGTCTGACGACCTGACGCTGTACTACGTGGCGCTGGTGATCATCGTCGCGGCCTTCGCGCTGATCGTGCGCACGGTGCATTCGCCGTTCGGCCAGATCCTGAAGGCGATCAAGGAGAACGAGCCGCGGGCGATTTCGCTGGGCTACGATGTCGATCGCTTCAAGCTGACCGCCTTCGTGCTGTCGGCGGCGCTGTCGGGCCTGGCCGGGTCGATCAAGGCGCTGGTGCTGGGCTTCGAGACCCTGACCGACGTGCACTGGTCGATGTCGGGCTCGGTGATCCTGATGACGCTGGTGGGCGGCCTGGGCACCTTGTCGGGCCCGATCGTCGGCGCCTTTGTGATCGTGGCGCTGGAGAACAAGCTGGGCGACATCGGCAGCTTCCTGGCCTCGGCCACCGGCCTGCAGTGGTTCAACACGCTGGGCGAGTCGGTGACGATGGTGACCGGCGTGATCTTCGTGATCTGCGTGCTGACCTTCCGCCGTGGCATCATGGGCGAACTGCTGGCCCGGTTCGGCCGCAAGCACGAGTGA
- a CDS encoding ABC transporter substrate-binding protein has translation MKKTRLAAAMAAIAMGAVSFGAAAQVSGDTVKIGYITDMSGLYADIDGPGGLEAIKMAIEDHGGKVLGKPIEIVSADHQNKADIAASKAREWMDQQGLDMLLGGTNSGTALAMNKVASEKKRVYINIGAGTARLTNEECSPYTVHYAYDTVALAKGTGSAVVKQGGKSWFFLTADYAFGHSLESDTAAVVKANGGTVAGQVRHPLSASDFSSFLLQAQSSKAQILGLANAGGDTINAIKAAKEFGITKSMKIAGLLMFINDIHSLGLKNTEGLLMTDSWYWDMNDDTRKFANRFFSKMKKMPSSLQAADYSAASTYLKAVEAAKTDDPDKVMAELKKMKINDFYTKGYIRQDGRGIHDMYLMQVKTAAESKKPWDYLKVVATIPGDQAFTTVAESKCAMLKK, from the coding sequence GAAGACTCGGCTCGCGGCCGCGATGGCGGCCATTGCCATGGGTGCGGTTTCGTTCGGCGCTGCCGCGCAGGTATCCGGCGACACCGTAAAGATCGGCTATATCACCGACATGTCGGGCCTGTACGCCGACATCGACGGCCCCGGCGGCCTGGAAGCCATCAAGATGGCGATCGAGGACCACGGCGGCAAGGTACTGGGCAAGCCCATCGAGATCGTTTCCGCCGACCACCAGAACAAGGCGGATATCGCCGCCTCCAAGGCGCGCGAATGGATGGACCAGCAGGGCCTGGACATGCTGCTGGGCGGCACCAACTCGGGCACCGCGCTGGCAATGAACAAGGTCGCCTCGGAAAAGAAGCGCGTCTACATCAACATCGGCGCCGGCACCGCGCGCCTGACCAACGAAGAGTGCTCGCCGTACACGGTGCACTACGCCTATGACACGGTGGCGCTGGCCAAGGGCACCGGCAGCGCGGTGGTCAAGCAGGGCGGCAAGTCGTGGTTCTTCCTGACCGCCGACTACGCCTTCGGCCACTCGCTGGAAAGCGACACCGCCGCGGTGGTGAAGGCCAACGGCGGCACGGTGGCGGGGCAGGTGCGCCATCCGCTGTCGGCGTCGGACTTCTCGTCGTTCCTGCTGCAGGCGCAGTCGTCCAAGGCGCAGATCCTGGGCCTGGCCAACGCCGGTGGCGACACCATCAACGCGATCAAGGCGGCCAAGGAATTCGGCATCACCAAGTCGATGAAGATCGCCGGCCTGCTGATGTTCATCAACGATATCCATAGCCTGGGCCTGAAGAACACCGAAGGCCTGCTGATGACCGACAGCTGGTACTGGGACATGAACGACGACACCCGCAAGTTCGCCAACCGCTTCTTCAGCAAGATGAAGAAGATGCCTAGCAGCCTGCAGGCGGCGGACTATTCGGCGGCCAGCACCTACCTGAAGGCGGTGGAAGCCGCCAAGACCGACGATCCGGACAAGGTCATGGCCGAGCTGAAGAAGATGAAGATCAACGACTTCTACACCAAGGGCTATATCCGCCAGGACGGCCGTGGCATCCACGACATGTACCTGATGCAGGTGAAGACCGCGGCCGAGTCGAAGAAGCCGTGGGATTACCTGAAGGTGGTGGCAACCATCCCGGGCGACCAGGCATTTACGACGGTGGCCGAGTCGAAGTGCGCGATGTTGAAGAAGTAA
- a CDS encoding LysR substrate-binding domain-containing protein, translating into MRLRSPSMSELHAFAAAAKLGSFTRAAETLCVTQGAISRAIARLEEHFGQPLLQRNAHRLVLTDAGQKLLDAVAEPLAAIENASAALLAGDRRHRLTLSVVPTLASVWLVPRLPDFHRRHPEIHLDFVPYQRDEDLSGATPDAAILAGEADKWPGLQADYVIGREMVPVCHPDRARARREAGRWQTPAELLEEPLLYHTSAPANWQNWLRAAGVPVAAPRLSTAFDQVSILIQAVRADMGVAVLQRCLVGDEIAAGRVFAPFDLPISLQRGYFLCAPRERRDHPALNRFRDWLLETAQHEAIEDTQKHSPENWKSLNQEQ; encoded by the coding sequence ATGCGGCTGCGTTCCCCGTCGATGTCCGAGTTGCACGCCTTTGCCGCCGCGGCAAAGCTGGGCAGCTTCACCCGTGCCGCGGAAACGCTGTGCGTAACGCAAGGCGCGATCAGCCGGGCGATCGCCCGGCTGGAGGAACACTTCGGCCAGCCGCTGCTCCAGCGCAACGCACACCGGCTTGTGTTGACCGATGCCGGCCAGAAGTTGCTGGATGCCGTTGCCGAACCGCTGGCAGCAATCGAAAACGCCAGCGCGGCACTGCTCGCTGGCGACCGGCGCCACCGCCTGACACTGTCGGTGGTGCCGACGCTGGCCAGCGTGTGGCTGGTTCCGCGCCTGCCGGACTTCCATCGCCGCCATCCGGAAATCCACCTCGACTTCGTTCCCTACCAGCGCGACGAGGATCTCTCGGGCGCCACACCCGACGCCGCCATCCTGGCGGGCGAAGCGGACAAGTGGCCGGGCCTGCAGGCCGACTATGTGATCGGGCGTGAAATGGTGCCGGTCTGCCATCCGGACCGCGCCCGCGCTCGCCGCGAGGCCGGCCGCTGGCAGACGCCGGCGGAGTTGCTGGAAGAACCCCTGCTCTATCACACGTCAGCGCCGGCCAACTGGCAGAACTGGCTGCGAGCGGCAGGCGTACCCGTCGCTGCGCCGAGGTTATCCACAGCGTTCGACCAGGTGTCGATCCTGATCCAGGCGGTACGCGCCGACATGGGAGTTGCGGTGTTGCAGCGATGCCTCGTGGGAGACGAAATTGCTGCCGGACGTGTTTTTGCGCCGTTTGATTTGCCGATTTCGCTGCAACGAGGCTATTTCTTGTGCGCACCGCGGGAACGTCGTGACCATCCGGCGCTAAACCGGTTTCGCGACTGGCTGTTGGAGACCGCACAGCACGAAGCTATCGAAGACACTCAAAAACATTCACCCGAGAACTGGAAGTCTTTAAACCAAGAACAATAA
- a CDS encoding sulfite exporter TauE/SafE family protein, with the protein MEFAFLAVAAFLAGMIDAVAGGGGLVQIPALFSAYPGMAPATLLGTNKVGSIAGTANAALRYGRSVRIYWGATAPAVVAAFVFSMAGAWALTMIPAEPMRKALPFILVILLVYTLAKKDLGAEHAPTLKGGRERLAALLAGAVLGFYDGVFGPGTGSFLMIVFVRVFGYDFLHAAASTKLVNLSTNLAALLLLASKGHIWWQLGLVMAVANVAGSQVGSRLALRHGSVFVRKVFIVVVSALILKTAWDAFAR; encoded by the coding sequence ATGGAGTTTGCATTCCTGGCGGTTGCCGCCTTTCTCGCCGGCATGATCGACGCGGTCGCCGGCGGCGGCGGCCTGGTCCAGATCCCGGCGCTGTTCTCCGCCTATCCCGGCATGGCGCCGGCAACGCTGCTGGGGACCAACAAGGTAGGGTCGATCGCCGGCACCGCCAACGCCGCGCTGCGCTATGGCCGCAGCGTGCGCATCTACTGGGGCGCGACCGCGCCGGCTGTGGTGGCGGCCTTTGTCTTCTCGATGGCCGGCGCGTGGGCGCTGACCATGATCCCGGCCGAGCCGATGCGCAAGGCGCTGCCGTTCATCCTGGTGATACTGCTGGTGTATACGCTGGCCAAGAAGGACCTGGGCGCGGAGCATGCGCCGACGCTGAAAGGCGGCCGGGAACGGCTCGCGGCGTTGCTTGCCGGCGCGGTGCTCGGCTTCTACGATGGCGTGTTCGGTCCCGGCACCGGCAGCTTCCTGATGATCGTGTTCGTGCGCGTATTCGGCTACGACTTCCTGCATGCCGCGGCGTCGACCAAGCTGGTCAACCTCTCCACCAACCTGGCGGCGCTGCTGCTGCTTGCCAGCAAGGGCCATATCTGGTGGCAGCTGGGGCTGGTGATGGCGGTGGCCAATGTCGCGGGCAGCCAGGTGGGCAGCCGGCTGGCGCTGCGCCATGGCAGCGTGTTCGTGCGCAAGGTGTTTATCGTGGTGGTGAGCGCGCTGATCCTGAAGACGGCGTGGGATGCCTTTGCGCGCTGA